From Oryza sativa Japonica Group chromosome 4, ASM3414082v1, one genomic window encodes:
- the LOC4336015 gene encoding sugar transport protein MST1-like: protein MPGGSLLNSGGMADYGGGGGSGGGLTFPVVVTCLMAASGGLIFGYDIGISGGVSEMESFLEKFFPGLLKGTAHASKDVYCIYNSQALTAFTSSLYAFGMVGTLVASRVTRRTGRQAVMLIGGSMFLVGALVNAAAVNIAMLIIGRMLLGLGLGFSGQATPVYLAEMSPPRWRGGFISGFPLFISVGYLIANLINYGTSRIPVWGWRLSLGLAAFPAAVMVAGAAFIPDTPSSLVLRGKHDLARAALQRVRGKGVDVDAEFNDILAAVEHDRRNDEGAFRRILRREYRPYLVMAIAFPVFLNLTGVAVTAFFSPILFRTVGFESDAALMGAVILGLMNIFGIVGSGFAMDRYGRRLLFMIGGALMFTCQVAMASIVGSQLGHGSKMAKGYAVTVLVMTCAFSASFSWSWGALYWAIPGEIYPVEVRSAGQGVAVALNLGLNFVQAQCFLAMLCCFKYGTFLFYASWLVVMTAFAVAFVPETKGVPLESMGHVFARHWYWGRFVKDHKFGDVST, encoded by the exons GTGGTGTGTCGGAGATGGAGTCATTCCTGGAGAAGTTCTTCCCGGGCTTGCTGAAGGGGACGGCGCACGCGAGCAAGGACGTGTACTGCATCTACAACAGCCAGGCGCTCACGGCGTTCACCTCGTCGCTGTACGCGTTCGGCATGGTCGGGACGCTGGTGGCGAGCCGCGTCACCCGGCGGACCGGACGGCAGGCCGTCATGCTGATCGGGGGCAGCATGTTCCTGGTCGGCGCGCTCGTGAACGCCGCCGCGGTCAACATTGCCATGCTCATCATCGGGAGGATGCTGCTTGGCCTGGGGCTCGGGTTCTCGGGCCAGGCCACGCCGGTGTACCTCGCCGAGAtgtcgccgccgcggtggcgcggcgggtTCATCTCCGGCTTCCCGCTGTTCATCAGCGTCGGGTACCTCATCGCCAACCTGATCAACTACGGCACGTCGCGGATCCCCGTGTGGGGATGGCGCCTGTCGCTCGGCCTCGCGGCGTTCCCGGCCGCCGTCATGGTGGCCGGCGCGGCGTTCATCCCGGACACGCCGAGCAGCCTGGTCCTGCGCGGGAAGCACGacctcgcccgcgccgcgctcCAGCGGGTGCGCGGCAAGggcgtcgacgtcgacgccgaGTTCAACGacatcctcgccgccgtggaGCACGACCGCAGGAACGACGAGGGCGCGTTCCGGCGGATCCTGCGGCGCGAGTACCGGCCGTACCTGGTCATGGCCATCGCGTTCCCGGTGTTCCTCAACCTCACCGGCGTGGCCGTCACGGCCTTCTTCTCCCCGATACTGTTCCGCACAGTCGGGTTCGAGAGCGATGCCGCGCTGATGGGCGCCGTCATTCTCGGCCTCATGAACATCTTCGGCATCGTCGGCTCGGGCTTCGCCATGGACCGCTACGGCCGGAGGCTGCTCTTCATGATCGGCGGCGCGCTCATGTTCACCTGCCAG GTGGCAATGGCGAGCATCGTGGGGTCGCAGCTGGGGCACGGGAGCAAGATGGCGAAGGGGTACGCGGTGACGGTGCTGGTGATGACGTGCGCCTTCTCGGCGAGCTTCAGCTGGTCGTGGGGGGCGCTGTACTGGGCCATCCCCGGCGAGATCTACCCGGTGGAGGTCAGGTCGGCGGGGCAgggcgtggcggtggcgctcAACCTGGGCCTCAACTTCGTGCAGGCGCAGTGCTTCCTCGCCATGCTCTGCTGCTTCAAGTACGGCACCTTCCTCTTCTACGCGTCGTGGCTCGTCGTCATgaccgccttcgccgtcgccttcgtGCCGGAGACCAAGGGCGTGCCGCTCGAGTCCATGGGCCACGTCTTCGCGCGCCACTGGTACTGGGGCAGGTTCGTCAAGGACCACAAGTTCGGCGACGTGTCGACCTAA